Proteins co-encoded in one Helicoverpa zea isolate HzStark_Cry1AcR chromosome 18, ilHelZeax1.1, whole genome shotgun sequence genomic window:
- the LOC124639091 gene encoding uncharacterized protein LOC124639091 has protein sequence MCLAKDDTQSPQKEVPSPRSPWAKLLSRQSSKPRLPRKVTTSTRVNLNKCWSKLGELISNAGPRTDLPSQKTAYPEEPVLIPFSDFFYPVDPVKPVPVEENDNAENQNIANNRFELINEDSEISDNMANEVREICYSASKTCFVCKICY, from the exons ATGTGTTTGGCTAAGGATGACACGCAATCCCCGCAGAAGGAGGTGCCCTCACCTCGCTCGCCTTGGGCGAAGCTTTTGAGTCGTCAG AGCTCAAAGCCTCGGCTTCCCCGCAAGGTGACAACTTCGACGCGGGTTAATCTTAATAAGTGCTGGTCCAAGCTAGGAGAGTTGATTTCCAACGCGGGCCCGCGTACTGACCTACCATCGCAAAAGACTGCTTACCCCGAGGAACCTGTTCTCATACCTTTCTCGGACTTCTTCTACCCGGTGGACCCGGTGAAACCGGTGCCCGTCGAGGAGAACGACAACGCTGAAAACCAGAATATCGCCAACAACCGCTTCGAACTCATCAACGAGGACTCGGAGATCAGCGACAACATGGCCAACGAAGTGCGAGAGATCTGCTACTCGGCCTCTAAAACTTGCTTCGTATGTAAGATTTGTTATTAG